Genomic DNA from Thermotoga petrophila RKU-1:
AAAATGTAATAAAACGTCTCCAGGGTTAAAATCTATCCTGGAGGTGATTGAATGCGAAATCCACCTTTCATCGTGGAATACGAACTGACACTGCGATGTAACTTCAGGTGCAAACACTGCTACTGCAAGGCTGGAAAGCCCCATCCTGAAGAGTTGAGTTTTGAAGAAATAAAAGAACTGATACTTGACATGAAAGAACTGGGCACCTGGGCTCTCGATATTGTAGGTGGCGAACCTCTCCTCCATCCTCAAATACTGGATATTCTTGCCTTTGGAAAAGAGGTCGGACAGCGTCTCATGATCAACACCAACGGATCGCTTGCCACCAAGGAAATGGTACAGAAAATAAAAAAGGCCAATCCCGACGTGCTTGTTGGTGTTTCTCTTGAAGGCCCAGAGCCCGAGACCAACGATTTTGTGAGAGGAATCGGAAACTTCGAAAGAGCTGTTCAGGGCATCAAAAACTTCGTAAGTGAAGGGCTTCAAATCACCATTTTAAATGTGATAAACAGGAGAAATTGGAGGAAATTCGAAAACATGGTAAAACTCGCACTGGAACTGGGAGTTAATGCTCTGTACGTAGATAGGTTCATACCAGTCGGAAGGGGCATGATCCATGCAAGAGAACTGGATATGAATCCAGAGGAATGGAAAGTAGCTATAAAACACGTTCTTGGAGTGATAGAAAACTACAAAGACTGCTTGACATTTTACGTGGAAGAATCCATATCGGGAAGGCCGTGTTCCGCAGGAATCACGCACGCGTCGGTTCTGGTCGATGGCACAGTTGTTCCCTGTGGTCACTTCAGATATAGAAAGGAATTCTACATGGGGAACGTGAAAGAAAAGAAATTCTCGGAAATCTGGAACGAGTACACTCCTATTCCTTCCCCAACTTCCTGTCAGCAGTGTCCTATCCTGAACGAATGTGGTGGTGGTTGCAAAGCTTACTATCTGCTGAGAGGACGCGAAAAAGACGAAGCCCTCTGTTCTCTGAACAAAGCTCGATACAACATAAAGTAACTTAAATGAAATCTGATTGTCACTCTGTGTGCATAGAATATTTTTACCGACCGGTAAGTAAAAAAAATATGGAGGTGATTCAATGGCAGTAGGTGGAATCAAAGGAATGATCTATCACCAGGCGGGAAAACTCGTCGGTTCATTCGTTAAAAACGCTGAAGTGGAAACTCTTGGAAAGATCTTCGGTACTTTGAGCATGTTCACGAAGGAGCCCGCGAAGAGCGGCCTTCGAAAACTGGCTGACCTCGCAAAAGAAAGACATCCCATGGTGATGTCATGGGTGAACGTTTTCAAAAAAGCAAGTCCAAAGTGTGTTGAAGGGGTTATAAACAACCTGATCATCAACGAGTTCGCTCTCGGAGAACCTATCAGGCAGGAAAAGATGCACGAGTACAAAACGGTGCTCCCAAAACTCCTCGTTCTGAGCCCTACATACGCCTGTAATCTGAACTGCGTTGGGTGCTATGCGGGACTTTACGGTAGAAAATACGAGCTCTCCCACGATGAAGTCAGAGACATCTTGAAACAGGCCAACGACCTGGGAATATACTTCTTCATCATCACCGGTGGTGAGCCCTTCTTCTGGCCTCACCTGATGGACATATTCGAAGAATTCAAGGACAGTTACTTCTTGGTCTACAGCAATGGAACTCTGATAAAAGAAGAAACCGCTAAGAAACTCTCAGAACTCGGAAATGTGACGGTTTCGATATCTGTGGAGGGTTTCGAAACTGACACAGACTGGAGAAGAGGAAGGGGAATATTCAAAAGAATCCTCGAAGCTTGGGAAAGACTCAGAAGACACGGTGTGATCTTTGGAGCTTCAGTGACAGCAACACGAATGAACCACGATACCATCATGAAGGATGATTTCTGGGATTTCCTCCAAGAACAGGGAGTCTCTTACGTGTGGATTTACCAGTTCATGCCTGTGGGAATGAATCCAACGATGGATCTTGTTCCCACACCGCAACAGAGATACGAAAGATTCCACAAACTTGAACAGCTCAGACTCAGCGGAAGATTCGCTTTCGTTGCCGATTTCTGGAACCACGGATTTCTCACTAACGGCTGTCTCGCAGCGGGTGCCAAGTACCTCCACATAAACGCAAAGGGTTACGTGGAACCTTGCGTCTTCCAGCAGTTCGCGGTGGACAGCATCCGCGAGAAAAAACTCATCGACATTCTGAGATCACCGTTCTTCGAAGCTTACAAGAGGATGATCCCCTACAGTGACAATCTCTTCAGACCGTGTCCAATAATCGACAATCCGAAAGTCTTCAGAGCCATGGTGAGGGCGTTCAACGCAAAACCACAGCACGAGGGATCCGAAAGGGTCATCACAGATCTTGCACCCGAGTTGGACAAACTCGCGGCCGAATGGAAGAAATACGCCGACAAACTCTGGTACGAAGAAGGGTACTCTGAGATCTATCCAGCCAACAGGGGAGTTTACAGTTACGAAGTGAGAATGAGAAAGTACGCGGACAAAGAAAAGCTTCTCGCGGTGGACAAACGCTACAGGGACTGATGTGGAGGGATCGAATTGAGCTTCGAAACAAGAAAAAAAATCCTCGAAGCGGCAAGGAAAGCATTCTCAAAATACGGTTACGATGGAGTCAGCATGGAAGAAATCGCACGTGAAGCTGGTGTGAAAAAGGCTCTCATCTACTACTATTTTCCAAGCAAGGACAAACTTTTCGAAGAGATCTGGAGAGAAGCACTCGAGGAACTGGAGAGTCATCTTTTTTCCGTCACTGAAGAGACGAACTCCTACTTTGCGAAAATAAAAAAGTTTCTGAAGTCCTACGTCGACTTTGTTCTGAAT
This window encodes:
- a CDS encoding radical SAM/SPASM domain-containing protein: MRNPPFIVEYELTLRCNFRCKHCYCKAGKPHPEELSFEEIKELILDMKELGTWALDIVGGEPLLHPQILDILAFGKEVGQRLMINTNGSLATKEMVQKIKKANPDVLVGVSLEGPEPETNDFVRGIGNFERAVQGIKNFVSEGLQITILNVINRRNWRKFENMVKLALELGVNALYVDRFIPVGRGMIHARELDMNPEEWKVAIKHVLGVIENYKDCLTFYVEESISGRPCSAGITHASVLVDGTVVPCGHFRYRKEFYMGNVKEKKFSEIWNEYTPIPSPTSCQQCPILNECGGGCKAYYLLRGREKDEALCSLNKARYNIK
- a CDS encoding radical SAM protein — translated: MAVGGIKGMIYHQAGKLVGSFVKNAEVETLGKIFGTLSMFTKEPAKSGLRKLADLAKERHPMVMSWVNVFKKASPKCVEGVINNLIINEFALGEPIRQEKMHEYKTVLPKLLVLSPTYACNLNCVGCYAGLYGRKYELSHDEVRDILKQANDLGIYFFIITGGEPFFWPHLMDIFEEFKDSYFLVYSNGTLIKEETAKKLSELGNVTVSISVEGFETDTDWRRGRGIFKRILEAWERLRRHGVIFGASVTATRMNHDTIMKDDFWDFLQEQGVSYVWIYQFMPVGMNPTMDLVPTPQQRYERFHKLEQLRLSGRFAFVADFWNHGFLTNGCLAAGAKYLHINAKGYVEPCVFQQFAVDSIREKKLIDILRSPFFEAYKRMIPYSDNLFRPCPIIDNPKVFRAMVRAFNAKPQHEGSERVITDLAPELDKLAAEWKKYADKLWYEEGYSEIYPANRGVYSYEVRMRKYADKEKLLAVDKRYRD